The proteins below come from a single Streptococcus hyointestinalis genomic window:
- the brnQ gene encoding branched-chain amino acid transport system II carrier protein yields MRHKSTYWIVGLMLFALFFGAANLIYPALLGIYSGKNLWQSILGFIITGVTLPLLGVVAVAYSGKNDIESITQPASKAYARFFAIALYLSIGPFFAIPRTGATSYSVGIAPIFGNGLAIKIIYGLFFFGLSYILAIRPSKIADRIGKYLTPTLLIILAILIIASFVSPAGHLGQAVNASASVSDSFHDLPFVAGLIQGYGTMDALAALAFAILVIDAAKGYGAKTPKAIAQLTLKSGIIAAVLLAAIYIFIARIGATSQSLFTFANGAFQLNGKPIDGGNVLSQSAAYYMGTIGQAILAMAIFLACLTTSTGLITACAEYFHKTFPKLSHVTWATLFTFIATVFYFGGLSELIKWSLPILYLLYPLTMVIIILVFLKPFIAESPLVYKTTIAFTAIPALYDAMSTLAGQTQLFTIPQPISHFFTNVVPLGSYNMGYISFALLGFIISFILYKVLPQKS; encoded by the coding sequence ATGCGTCACAAATCAACTTACTGGATTGTTGGTCTCATGCTTTTTGCACTCTTTTTTGGAGCTGCCAATCTCATTTACCCAGCACTGCTTGGGATTTACTCAGGTAAAAACCTCTGGCAGTCCATCCTAGGCTTTATCATCACAGGCGTTACCTTGCCACTTCTTGGTGTGGTGGCTGTCGCTTATTCTGGTAAAAACGACATTGAGAGTATCACTCAGCCTGCTTCAAAGGCTTACGCTCGCTTTTTTGCGATTGCTCTCTACCTCTCTATCGGTCCTTTCTTTGCCATTCCAAGAACAGGAGCCACCTCTTACTCTGTCGGTATTGCCCCTATTTTTGGAAATGGTTTGGCCATCAAAATCATCTACGGGCTCTTTTTCTTTGGCTTATCGTACATTCTAGCCATTCGTCCTAGCAAAATTGCTGACCGCATCGGTAAGTATCTGACACCGACACTACTCATCATCCTTGCCATTTTGATTATTGCTTCCTTTGTCTCTCCAGCAGGACATCTGGGGCAAGCTGTTAATGCCAGTGCCAGCGTCAGCGATAGTTTTCATGATTTGCCTTTTGTGGCTGGGCTCATCCAAGGTTATGGGACAATGGACGCTCTTGCAGCGCTTGCCTTTGCCATTTTAGTTATCGATGCTGCCAAAGGCTACGGAGCTAAGACTCCAAAAGCTATCGCACAATTGACCCTAAAATCTGGCATTATCGCAGCTGTTCTCCTTGCTGCTATCTATATCTTTATCGCACGTATCGGTGCGACTTCTCAGTCCCTTTTCACCTTCGCAAATGGTGCCTTCCAGCTCAATGGTAAACCGATTGACGGAGGAAATGTCCTAAGTCAGTCTGCTGCCTACTACATGGGGACGATTGGTCAAGCAATTTTAGCCATGGCAATTTTCCTTGCCTGCTTGACAACATCAACTGGGCTTATCACTGCCTGTGCTGAGTATTTCCACAAGACTTTCCCAAAACTTTCTCACGTCACATGGGCAACACTCTTTACCTTTATTGCTACCGTCTTTTACTTTGGCGGCTTGTCAGAGTTGATTAAATGGTCACTTCCTATCCTCTATCTTCTCTATCCATTGACCATGGTGATTATTATTCTGGTTTTCCTAAAACCTTTTATCGCAGAAAGTCCGCTGGTTTATAAAACGACAATTGCCTTTACGGCTATTCCAGCGCTTTATGATGCGATGAGTACCTTAGCTGGTCAAACGCAGCTCTTTACCATTCCTCAGCCTATCTCGCACTTCTTTACTAACGTCGTGCCACTGGGTAGCTACAATATGGGCTATATCAGCTTTGCTCTTTTAGGATTTATCATTAGCTTTATTCTTTATAAAGTTTTACCGCAAAAATCTTAA
- the ilvN gene encoding acetolactate synthase small subunit, with protein MRRMLTAKLKNSTGVLNRFTGVLSRRQVNIESISVGHTDEPEISRITIIIDVETLEESELIIKQLNRLIDVVRVRDITDIPHLEREVILVKLSAPPAKRAEILAIIQPFRASVVDVAPKSITIQMSGDSEKIEALLRVIRPYGIQNVARTGATGFSRDFS; from the coding sequence ATGCGTAGAATGTTAACCGCAAAGCTCAAAAATTCAACGGGTGTCCTCAATCGTTTCACTGGTGTTTTATCCCGTCGTCAGGTCAATATTGAGTCGATTTCTGTCGGACACACAGATGAGCCTGAAATCTCTCGTATCACGATTATCATTGATGTGGAGACTTTGGAAGAGTCTGAGCTTATCATCAAGCAGCTTAATCGCTTAATAGACGTGGTGCGTGTTCGTGATATTACGGATATTCCCCATCTGGAGCGTGAGGTCATCCTCGTCAAGCTCTCTGCTCCTCCAGCTAAGCGAGCAGAGATATTAGCGATTATTCAGCCTTTTAGAGCGAGTGTCGTTGATGTCGCACCAAAATCCATCACCATTCAAATGTCAGGTGACAGCGAGAAGATTGAAGCGCTCTTGCGTGTCATTCGACCGTATGGCATTCAAAACGTTGCACGGACAGGTGCGACAGGTTTTTCAAGAGATTTTTCCTAA
- the ilvA gene encoding threonine ammonia-lyase IlvA, with product MITAKNIVDAHKVLKSVVEKTPLDFDRYLSEKYGATIYLKRENMQKVRSFKIRGAYYAISQLSDEEKKRGVVCASAGNHAQGVAYTCNEMKIPATIFMPVTTPQQKIGQVQFFGGSFVNIQLVGDTFDASAQAAQDFTKAEGMTFIDPFDDDNVQAGQGTVAYEIYEQAQEEEVSFDQIFVPVGGGGLISGVSAYIKDVSPEIEVIGVEASGARSMRAAFDKGYPVKLENIDKFADGIAVQKVGQRTYEVARKYVDKLIGVDEGLISETLIDMYSKQGIIAEPAGAASIAALEVMKDDIKGKTVVCIISGGNNDINRMQEMEERALIYDGVKHYFVVNFPQRPGALREFVNDILGPKDDITRFEYIKRANKGKGPVLIGITLDNKNDYAALLERLAQFDPNYINLHGNESLYNMLV from the coding sequence ATGATAACAGCAAAAAATATTGTCGATGCTCACAAGGTCTTGAAATCAGTTGTTGAGAAAACACCACTTGATTTTGACCGATATTTGTCAGAAAAATACGGAGCGACTATTTATTTAAAACGTGAAAACATGCAAAAAGTGCGCTCTTTTAAGATTCGTGGGGCTTACTATGCCATTTCACAGTTGTCAGATGAGGAGAAAAAACGTGGTGTCGTCTGTGCCAGTGCGGGAAATCATGCCCAAGGTGTGGCTTATACCTGCAATGAAATGAAAATTCCTGCAACTATTTTCATGCCAGTGACTACTCCGCAGCAAAAAATCGGGCAGGTTCAGTTTTTTGGTGGCTCATTTGTCAATATCCAATTGGTGGGAGATACCTTTGATGCGTCTGCACAAGCAGCGCAGGATTTTACAAAGGCAGAAGGCATGACCTTTATCGATCCTTTTGATGATGATAATGTCCAAGCAGGACAAGGAACGGTTGCCTATGAAATTTATGAGCAAGCACAAGAAGAGGAGGTCTCTTTTGACCAGATCTTTGTCCCTGTTGGTGGCGGTGGTTTGATTTCTGGTGTTTCGGCTTATATAAAGGATGTGTCGCCAGAAATCGAGGTCATTGGTGTCGAAGCTAGCGGTGCTCGTAGCATGCGAGCTGCTTTTGATAAGGGCTATCCAGTCAAACTGGAGAATATCGATAAGTTTGCTGATGGTATCGCTGTGCAAAAAGTCGGTCAACGTACTTATGAAGTTGCTAGAAAGTATGTGGATAAGCTCATCGGCGTTGATGAAGGTTTGATTTCTGAAACCTTGATTGATATGTACTCTAAGCAAGGGATCATCGCTGAGCCAGCTGGTGCAGCTTCGATTGCAGCTCTTGAGGTGATGAAGGACGACATCAAAGGTAAAACAGTTGTCTGCATCATCTCAGGTGGAAATAACGACATCAACCGTATGCAGGAAATGGAAGAGCGTGCGCTCATCTACGATGGTGTCAAACATTATTTTGTGGTGAATTTCCCACAACGTCCAGGTGCGCTTAGAGAGTTTGTTAATGACATTTTAGGACCAAAGGATGACATCACACGTTTTGAGTACATCAAACGTGCCAATAAAGGAAAAGGACCTGTTTTGATAGGGATTACCTTGGATAATAAAAATGATTATGCTGCTTTGCTGGAACGTCTAGCTCAGTTTGACCCTAATTATATCAACTTACACGGAAATGAAAGTCTCTACAATATGCTTGTTTGA
- the ilvC gene encoding ketol-acid reductoisomerase, protein MAVKMEYENDVKVAALDGKKIAVIGYGSQGHAHAQNLRDSGQDVIIGVRPGKSFDKAKEDGFDTYPVAEATKLADVIMILAPDEIQADLYANEIAPNLEAGNALGFAHGFNIRFEYIKAPSDVDVFMCAPKGPGHLVRRTYTEGFGVPALYAVYQNPTGNAKDIAMAWAKGVGAARVGLLETTFKEETEEDLFGEQAVLCGGLTALIEAGFEVLTEAGYAPELAYFEVLHEMKLIVDLIYEGGFKKMRQSISNTAEFGDYVSGPRVITDQVKENMKAVLADIQSGKFADEFVTDYKNGRPRLEAYRKEAADLEIEKVGAELRKAMPFVGQNDDDAFKIYN, encoded by the coding sequence ATGGCAGTAAAAATGGAATACGAAAACGATGTAAAAGTAGCAGCACTTGATGGTAAAAAAATTGCCGTAATCGGTTATGGTTCACAAGGACATGCACATGCGCAAAACTTGCGTGATTCTGGACAAGATGTCATCATCGGTGTGCGTCCAGGAAAATCATTTGACAAAGCTAAAGAAGACGGCTTTGATACTTACCCAGTAGCTGAAGCGACAAAATTGGCTGACGTTATCATGATTTTGGCGCCAGACGAAATCCAAGCTGACCTTTACGCTAATGAAATCGCACCAAACTTGGAAGCTGGTAATGCTCTTGGTTTTGCACATGGTTTCAATATTCGTTTTGAATACATCAAAGCGCCTAGCGATGTTGACGTCTTTATGTGTGCGCCTAAAGGACCAGGACACTTGGTAAGACGTACTTATACAGAAGGTTTTGGCGTTCCTGCGCTTTACGCTGTTTACCAAAATCCAACTGGTAATGCTAAAGACATCGCGATGGCATGGGCAAAAGGTGTCGGTGCAGCGCGTGTTGGTCTTCTTGAAACAACCTTCAAAGAAGAAACGGAAGAAGATTTGTTTGGTGAACAAGCTGTCCTTTGTGGTGGTTTGACTGCCCTTATCGAAGCTGGTTTTGAAGTATTGACAGAAGCTGGATATGCTCCAGAGTTGGCTTACTTTGAAGTGCTTCACGAAATGAAATTGATTGTTGACCTTATCTACGAAGGTGGCTTCAAGAAAATGCGTCAATCTATTTCAAACACTGCCGAGTTTGGTGACTATGTGTCAGGACCACGTGTCATCACTGACCAAGTAAAAGAAAACATGAAAGCTGTTCTTGCTGATATCCAATCTGGTAAATTTGCAGATGAGTTTGTAACAGACTACAAGAACGGTCGTCCACGTTTGGAAGCTTATCGTAAGGAAGCTGCTGATCTTGAAATCGAAAAAGTCGGTGCTGAGCTTCGTAAAGCAATGCCGTTTGTTGGTCAAAACGATGACGATGCTTTCAAGATTTACAACTAA
- the rpmB gene encoding 50S ribosomal protein L28, with translation MAKVCYFTGRKTVSGNNRSHAMNKTKRSVKPNLQKVTVLIDGKPKKVWASARALKSGKVERV, from the coding sequence ATGGCTAAAGTTTGCTATTTTACAGGTCGTAAAACGGTATCAGGAAACAACCGTTCACATGCGATGAATAAAACAAAACGTAGCGTTAAACCTAACCTCCAAAAAGTTACAGTACTTATTGATGGTAAACCAAAAAAAGTTTGGGCTTCAGCTCGTGCACTTAAATCTGGTAAAGTTGAACGCGTTTAA
- a CDS encoding SPFH domain-containing protein, translating into MVIVALIVLCLLFLIVIGVVASSLYVVRQQSVAIIERFGKYQKTATSGIHLRLPLGIDKIAARVQLRLLQSEIVVETKTKDNVFVTLNVATQYRVNEQNVTDAYYKLMKPEAQIKSYIEDALRSSVPKLTLDELFEKKDEIALEVQHQVAEEMSTYGYIIVKTLITKVEPDAEVKQSMNEINAAQRKRVAAQELAEADKIKIVTAAEAEAEKDRLHGVGIAQQRKAIVDGLAQSIQELKEANVGLTEEQIMAILLTNQYLDTLNNFADNGNQTLFLPNSPEGVEDIRTQVLSALKVKS; encoded by the coding sequence ATGGTTATTGTAGCGCTGATTGTTTTATGTCTTTTGTTTCTCATAGTTATCGGTGTGGTGGCTAGCAGTTTGTATGTCGTCAGGCAGCAGTCGGTTGCTATTATTGAGCGCTTTGGGAAATACCAGAAAACAGCGACAAGCGGTATTCATCTGCGTTTGCCTTTAGGTATTGATAAGATTGCGGCTCGTGTGCAGTTAAGGCTTTTGCAAAGTGAGATTGTTGTTGAGACAAAGACTAAGGACAATGTCTTTGTAACGCTAAATGTAGCGACTCAGTATCGTGTTAACGAGCAAAATGTCACAGATGCCTACTATAAACTGATGAAGCCTGAAGCACAAATCAAGTCATATATTGAGGATGCACTGCGCTCTTCTGTACCTAAATTGACGCTTGATGAGCTTTTTGAGAAAAAAGACGAGATAGCTCTTGAGGTACAACATCAAGTGGCAGAGGAAATGTCTACGTATGGTTACATCATTGTTAAGACCTTGATTACAAAAGTGGAACCAGACGCCGAGGTCAAGCAATCTATGAATGAAATCAACGCTGCTCAACGCAAGCGTGTAGCCGCCCAAGAGCTTGCAGAAGCAGACAAGATTAAGATTGTCACTGCAGCAGAAGCCGAAGCTGAAAAAGACCGCCTGCACGGTGTGGGGATTGCCCAGCAACGTAAGGCTATCGTCGATGGTTTGGCGCAGTCTATCCAAGAGCTCAAAGAAGCGAATGTCGGCCTAACCGAAGAGCAGATTATGGCGATTTTGCTGACCAATCAATATCTGGATACCCTCAATAACTTTGCCGATAACGGTAATCAGACACTATTTTTACCTAACAGCCCAGAGGGTGTTGAGGATATTCGCACACAAGTGTTGTCCGCTTTGAAAGTTAAATCCTAG
- a CDS encoding Asp23/Gls24 family envelope stress response protein, producing the protein MTVKINTKDGQIELSDDVIATVVGGAATEIFGVVGMASKSAFKDNFQALLRRENFAKGVVVKSTEAGITVDVYTVMSYGVKISEVSKNIQERVKFNLEQQLGLSVDAVTVYVQNIKVVGEG; encoded by the coding sequence ATGACTGTAAAAATTAATACAAAAGATGGGCAAATTGAACTGTCTGATGACGTTATTGCTACGGTTGTTGGCGGTGCTGCAACGGAAATATTTGGTGTTGTAGGTATGGCTAGCAAGAGCGCATTTAAAGATAATTTTCAAGCTTTATTACGTCGTGAAAACTTTGCTAAAGGTGTTGTTGTCAAGTCAACAGAAGCCGGTATTACTGTTGATGTTTACACAGTGATGAGCTATGGTGTTAAGATTAGCGAAGTTTCTAAAAATATTCAAGAGCGTGTCAAATTTAACCTAGAACAACAGCTAGGTCTAAGTGTTGATGCGGTTACTGTTTATGTGCAAAATATCAAAGTCGTAGGAGAAGGTTAG
- a CDS encoding DAK2 domain-containing protein yields the protein MSNITTSLFQEMVQSGSTRLGNQAEYVNSLNVFPVPDGDTGTNMSMTMENGAKEVSDKPAATVGEVGQILAKGLLMGARGNSGVITSQLFRGFGQSIKDKEELDGLDLAHAFQAGVEVAYKAVMKPVEGTILTVSRGAAIAALKQAEETNDAVEVMRAALEGAKNALAKTPEMLPVLKEVGVVDSGGQGLVFIYEGFLAALTGEYIASEEFKATPATMTEMINAEHHKSVASHVATEDITYGYCTEIMVSLKQGPTYVKEFNYEEFQGYLSNLGDSLLVVNDDEIVKVHVHTEDPGLVLQEGLKYGSLVKVKVDNMRNQHEAQVQKEADEEVSQEEKEFGIIAVVAGDGLAEIFKAQGADYIISGGQTMNPSTEDIVKAIESVNAKNVIILPNNKNIFMAAQSAAQVVDKPAAVIETKTIPQGLTSLLAFDTTKTLEDNKEAMSSSLEDVISGSITLAVRDTTIDGLAIHENDYLGMVDGKIVVSNPDVEKTLKDTFAQMIDEDSEIITIFVGEDGDMALAESLADDLEETYEDVEVEIHDGKQPVYPYLMSVE from the coding sequence GTGTCAAATATAACAACAAGTTTATTCCAAGAAATGGTCCAATCAGGAAGTACCAGACTTGGAAATCAAGCAGAATATGTGAACTCACTCAATGTTTTTCCTGTTCCAGATGGCGATACAGGAACAAATATGAGTATGACAATGGAAAACGGAGCTAAAGAAGTTTCTGATAAACCAGCTGCAACTGTTGGCGAAGTTGGTCAAATCTTAGCTAAAGGTCTGTTGATGGGAGCTAGAGGAAACTCTGGTGTTATCACATCACAGCTTTTCCGTGGGTTTGGTCAAAGCATCAAAGACAAAGAAGAACTGGATGGTCTTGATTTAGCGCATGCCTTTCAAGCTGGGGTAGAGGTTGCTTACAAGGCGGTTATGAAACCTGTTGAAGGAACTATTTTGACTGTTTCACGTGGTGCAGCAATTGCAGCCCTAAAGCAAGCTGAAGAGACCAACGATGCTGTTGAAGTCATGCGTGCAGCCCTTGAGGGTGCTAAAAATGCCTTAGCAAAAACTCCAGAAATGTTGCCTGTACTTAAAGAAGTAGGTGTTGTTGACTCTGGTGGACAAGGATTAGTCTTTATCTATGAAGGATTTCTAGCAGCCTTGACGGGTGAATATATCGCTTCTGAGGAGTTCAAAGCGACTCCTGCGACAATGACTGAGATGATTAATGCTGAGCATCATAAGTCTGTTGCTAGTCATGTGGCAACTGAAGATATTACTTATGGTTATTGTACTGAAATTATGGTTTCACTTAAACAAGGTCCTACCTACGTCAAAGAGTTTAACTATGAAGAATTTCAAGGGTATTTAAGTAACTTAGGTGATTCTCTTCTTGTCGTCAATGACGATGAAATTGTCAAAGTCCATGTACACACGGAAGACCCAGGTCTGGTGCTTCAAGAAGGTCTGAAATACGGTTCACTTGTCAAAGTTAAAGTGGACAACATGCGTAACCAACACGAAGCGCAAGTGCAAAAGGAAGCTGACGAAGAGGTTAGTCAAGAAGAAAAAGAATTTGGTATCATTGCAGTTGTTGCAGGCGATGGCTTGGCAGAAATCTTCAAGGCACAAGGAGCGGATTATATCATCTCAGGTGGTCAAACGATGAATCCATCAACAGAGGATATCGTAAAAGCGATTGAGTCTGTGAATGCTAAAAATGTCATTATCTTGCCAAACAACAAGAATATCTTCATGGCTGCACAAAGTGCTGCACAGGTGGTTGATAAACCAGCAGCAGTTATTGAGACAAAAACCATTCCACAAGGTCTAACGTCTCTCCTAGCTTTTGATACAACAAAGACTTTAGAGGATAATAAAGAGGCTATGTCATCAAGTCTTGAGGATGTTATTAGCGGAAGCATTACACTAGCTGTCCGTGATACGACTATTGATGGCTTAGCTATCCATGAAAATGACTATCTCGGTATGGTAGATGGCAAAATTGTCGTCTCTAATCCAGATGTCGAGAAAACGTTGAAAGATACATTTGCTCAGATGATTGATGAAGATAGTGAGATTATTACTATTTTTGTTGGTGAGGATGGAGATATGGCTCTTGCTGAGTCTTTAGCTGATGATTTGGAAGAGACTTACGAAGATGTAGAAGTTGAAATCCATGATGGTAAACAGCCTGTTTATCCTTATTTGATGAGCGTTGAATAA
- a CDS encoding acetolactate synthase large subunit: MKKIKLEKRKKGSELVLETLVNLGVETIFGYPGGAVLPLYDAIYNFDGIRHILARHEQGALHAAEGFAKSTGRLGVAVVTSGPGATNAITGIADGMSDSVPMLVFTGQVGTGGIGKDAFQEADIIGITMPITKYNYQVRDVADIPRIVTEAVHIATTGRPGPVVIDFPKNISEAETDFYYDPTVHLPSYQPTVEPNGLQVKKILEQLKKAKKPLIIAGGGVNYAKGANELVAFAERYQIPVVSTLLSLGVMPIEHPLSLGMGGMHGSYASNMALSQCDFMINFGSRFADRLTGNPATFAKKAVVAHIDIDPAEIGKVVTTQIPIVGDAKRALEILLESETVETDFSAWTEKVLGNKARAPFSYKFDEAIIKPQHAIETIGKLTHGDAIVVTDVGQHQMWTAQFYPFKNERQIITSGGLGTMGFGIPAAIGAKLANPDKEVILFVGDGGFQMTNQELAILNGYGVPIKVVLINNHSLGMVRQWQESFYDEHRSESTFDDEPNFQLLAEAYGIAHYKFSDPNTLEKDLEVITENRPMLIEINISNREHVYPMVPTGKSNSEMLGVVFNA; encoded by the coding sequence GTGAAAAAAATCAAACTAGAAAAGCGTAAAAAAGGTTCAGAGCTTGTTCTTGAAACCTTAGTAAACCTAGGTGTTGAGACCATTTTTGGTTATCCTGGTGGGGCTGTTTTGCCTTTGTATGATGCCATTTATAATTTTGATGGTATTCGTCATATTCTAGCGAGACATGAGCAAGGTGCCCTCCATGCAGCAGAAGGTTTTGCAAAATCAACAGGTCGATTAGGTGTGGCAGTTGTTACCAGTGGACCTGGAGCGACTAACGCCATCACAGGTATTGCTGATGGTATGAGTGACAGTGTGCCGATGTTGGTCTTTACTGGTCAGGTTGGAACAGGAGGTATTGGTAAGGACGCCTTTCAGGAGGCTGATATTATCGGTATTACCATGCCGATCACCAAGTACAACTACCAAGTGCGTGATGTAGCGGATATTCCAAGGATTGTGACAGAGGCGGTTCACATCGCAACGACTGGTAGACCTGGTCCGGTTGTTATTGACTTTCCAAAGAATATCTCAGAAGCTGAGACGGACTTTTACTACGATCCGACGGTTCATCTTCCTAGCTATCAACCGACTGTTGAGCCAAATGGTTTGCAGGTCAAGAAAATCTTGGAGCAACTTAAAAAAGCTAAAAAACCGTTGATTATCGCTGGTGGTGGTGTCAATTATGCAAAAGGGGCTAATGAGTTAGTCGCATTTGCTGAGCGTTACCAGATTCCTGTTGTGTCAACCCTGTTAAGCTTAGGGGTTATGCCAATTGAGCATCCGCTATCACTTGGTATGGGAGGTATGCACGGTTCTTATGCTTCTAACATGGCACTGTCCCAATGTGATTTTATGATTAACTTTGGTTCTCGCTTTGCAGACCGTCTGACAGGAAATCCTGCAACTTTTGCTAAAAAGGCGGTTGTTGCTCACATTGATATCGACCCAGCAGAGATTGGTAAAGTGGTCACGACACAAATTCCAATTGTAGGTGATGCTAAGAGAGCCTTAGAGATTTTGCTTGAGTCTGAGACGGTTGAGACAGATTTTAGTGCTTGGACAGAAAAAGTGCTGGGCAATAAAGCGAGAGCCCCTTTTAGCTATAAATTTGATGAAGCGATCATCAAGCCTCAACATGCAATTGAAACCATCGGAAAATTGACACATGGCGACGCCATTGTGGTGACGGATGTTGGGCAACATCAGATGTGGACAGCTCAATTTTATCCTTTCAAGAATGAACGTCAGATTATCACTTCAGGTGGGCTTGGAACGATGGGATTTGGTATTCCTGCAGCTATCGGTGCTAAACTGGCTAATCCAGACAAAGAAGTTATTTTATTTGTCGGTGATGGTGGTTTTCAGATGACTAATCAAGAATTGGCTATTTTAAATGGATATGGTGTTCCAATCAAGGTTGTGCTCATCAATAACCACTCTCTTGGGATGGTTCGTCAGTGGCAAGAGTCCTTCTACGATGAACATCGCAGCGAGTCTACCTTTGATGACGAGCCAAATTTCCAGCTGTTAGCAGAAGCTTATGGCATTGCGCATTATAAGTTTTCAGACCCAAATACCCTAGAAAAAGATTTGGAAGTGATTACGGAAAATCGACCAATGCTTATTGAGATAAATATTTCTAATAGGGAACACGTTTATCCAATGGTGCCGACAGGTAAGAGTAATAGTGAGATGTTGGGGGTGGTCTTTAATGCGTAG
- a CDS encoding DDE-type integrase/transposase/recombinase gives MTSISQNLRYLPHTLETRYHAVKTYQNGASVAFICRRYKVSKASLMRWNKRFDGTKESLKDRSHRPLTPHPKAHTEQEITWIKNCIKRNPNATLIEIFYKLKTNKGYDRHPCSLFRILRKLDFFKSPKTKNKPYVPKPYDTPTKLGIKWQMDVKYVPTHCYTGKLPDKFYQYTVIDEASRERFIFPFKEQSSYSTVQFLKMAIKHFGYKPKILQTDNGFEFTHFKETKQVHPLDLLCQELGIEHKLIRPRTPRHNGKVERSHRNDNRRFYQHLTFYSYDDLIKQMKTYLYRSNRLPMQTLGWKSPIDIRKALLEASS, from the coding sequence ATGACTAGTATATCACAAAATCTTCGCTATTTACCACATACTCTAGAAACACGTTACCACGCTGTTAAAACCTACCAAAATGGTGCCTCTGTCGCCTTCATCTGTCGACGTTACAAAGTTTCAAAAGCCTCTCTCATGCGCTGGAATAAGCGTTTTGATGGCACAAAAGAATCTCTAAAAGACCGTTCTCATCGCCCTCTAACACCGCATCCAAAGGCTCATACCGAGCAGGAGATAACCTGGATTAAAAACTGCATCAAAAGAAATCCAAACGCAACCCTCATCGAAATCTTCTATAAGCTCAAAACGAATAAGGGATATGATAGACACCCTTGCTCACTCTTTCGAATCTTGAGAAAGCTGGACTTCTTCAAATCCCCTAAAACAAAAAACAAACCTTATGTCCCAAAACCATATGACACGCCGACTAAACTCGGTATCAAGTGGCAGATGGATGTCAAATACGTCCCAACTCACTGCTACACAGGAAAACTACCTGACAAGTTCTACCAGTACACCGTTATTGATGAGGCCAGTCGAGAACGCTTTATATTCCCTTTCAAAGAGCAGTCGTCCTACTCAACGGTTCAATTTCTCAAAATGGCTATCAAACACTTTGGATACAAACCCAAAATCCTCCAAACGGATAATGGCTTTGAGTTCACTCATTTCAAAGAGACCAAACAAGTTCACCCACTAGACTTGCTGTGTCAGGAACTTGGCATTGAGCACAAGCTGATTCGTCCTCGAACACCAAGACATAATGGCAAGGTTGAACGCAGTCATCGAAATGACAATCGACGTTTCTACCAGCACTTGACCTTCTATTCCTATGACGATCTCATCAAGCAGATGAAAACCTATCTTTATCGTTCTAATCGACTTCCTATGCAAACTTTAGGATGGAAATCTCCTATCGATATCAGAAAAGCTTTACTAGAAGCTAGCTCCTAG
- a CDS encoding amino acid ABC transporter ATP-binding protein: MTQTILEIKHLKKSFGANEVLKDISLSVNKGEVISIIGSSGSGKSTFLRSINLLEEPTAGEILFHGQNVLEKGYDLTAYREKLGMVFQSFNLFENLNVLDNAIVAQTTVLKRSYEEAKAIAQNNLNAVGMTEQYWKAKPKQLSGGQKQRVAIARALSVNPEAMLFDEPTSALDPEMVGEVLKTMQELAKSGLTMIIVTHEMEFARDVSDRVIFMDKGVIAEQGTPQQIFENPQEERTKEFLQRFLG; this comes from the coding sequence ATGACACAAACAATTCTTGAGATTAAACATCTAAAAAAATCCTTTGGAGCAAATGAAGTTTTAAAAGACATTTCTCTGTCTGTCAATAAAGGTGAGGTCATCTCTATTATTGGCTCATCTGGTTCTGGGAAGTCAACCTTTTTACGCTCTATCAATTTACTGGAAGAGCCAACTGCTGGTGAGATTCTCTTTCACGGACAAAACGTCCTTGAAAAAGGGTATGATTTGACCGCTTATCGTGAAAAGCTCGGCATGGTTTTCCAATCCTTTAACCTTTTTGAAAACCTCAACGTCCTTGACAATGCTATTGTCGCACAAACGACTGTCCTCAAACGCAGTTACGAAGAGGCAAAAGCCATTGCCCAAAATAATCTAAATGCTGTCGGTATGACAGAGCAATATTGGAAAGCCAAACCTAAACAACTATCTGGTGGGCAAAAGCAACGTGTCGCTATCGCACGTGCTCTGTCTGTCAATCCAGAAGCTATGCTCTTTGACGAGCCTACCTCTGCTCTTGACCCTGAGATGGTCGGAGAGGTACTCAAAACCATGCAAGAACTCGCCAAATCTGGTCTTACAATGATTATTGTAACCCATGAGATGGAGTTTGCACGTGACGTTTCTGACCGTGTTATTTTCATGGATAAAGGGGTTATCGCCGAGCAAGGCACACCTCAGCAAATCTTTGAAAATCCACAAGAAGAACGTACCAAAGAGTTCTTACAACGCTTCTTAGGTTAA